In one window of Candidatus Scalindua sp. DNA:
- a CDS encoding Ni/Fe hydrogenase subunit alpha — protein MHDFHVDIEHITRVEGHGNIVIDVKGGKIRTLRMDIVESPRFFEAMALGRTYREVAHITSRICGICAVTHTTTSIKAIESALGFEPSLQTVRLRKLLLNAEFIQSHILHVYFLTAPDFFRAGSVFGMVKDNKDDVLRGMRLKNLANDLCALVGGRHIHPITLKIGSFSKNPEPKALSAFKQRIEDSRHEMDETVKFFKNLKTPEFERETEYISLTKPDEYALYDGKIKSSDCGETETSEYLDRVKEFMVPHSTSKHAKSNRDSYMVGALARFNNNYDQLHPKAKEGAADMGLRHPCYNPYMNNIAQVVETIHCFEDSIRLIDELISAGLQDEKIEMKPKKGRGVGATEAPRGTLYHEHKLDENGKITYANYIIPTGQNLANIQNDLKSIVPTILNKQKEDIIADIEMLVRAYDPCISCATHLMKVEFVNE, from the coding sequence ATGCATGATTTTCATGTTGATATTGAACATATAACACGGGTTGAAGGGCACGGAAACATCGTGATAGACGTCAAAGGTGGTAAGATCAGAACACTCAGGATGGACATAGTTGAGTCTCCACGTTTTTTTGAGGCAATGGCACTTGGAAGAACGTACCGCGAGGTAGCACATATTACGTCACGCATATGCGGTATATGCGCCGTGACTCATACCACAACCTCAATAAAGGCGATAGAGTCTGCACTTGGATTTGAACCATCATTACAGACGGTTCGATTGAGAAAACTATTGCTTAACGCCGAATTTATTCAAAGTCACATCCTTCATGTTTATTTCTTGACAGCACCGGATTTCTTCAGAGCAGGCAGTGTATTTGGTATGGTGAAAGACAACAAAGACGACGTCTTAAGAGGCATGCGTCTTAAAAACCTTGCCAACGATTTATGCGCATTGGTTGGCGGCAGGCACATTCACCCTATTACGTTGAAAATAGGAAGTTTTTCTAAAAACCCTGAACCCAAAGCACTGTCGGCATTCAAACAAAGGATTGAGGATTCAAGACATGAGATGGATGAAACCGTAAAATTCTTCAAGAATCTTAAAACCCCTGAATTTGAAAGAGAAACAGAGTATATCTCACTTACGAAACCAGATGAATACGCCCTGTACGACGGCAAAATAAAATCAAGTGACTGCGGTGAGACAGAAACATCAGAATATCTTGACAGGGTAAAGGAGTTTATGGTCCCTCACTCTACATCAAAACACGCAAAATCAAATAGAGATTCCTATATGGTCGGAGCACTTGCAAGATTTAACAACAACTATGATCAATTGCACCCCAAGGCCAAAGAAGGAGCAGCGGATATGGGACTGCGGCATCCATGTTACAATCCGTATATGAATAACATTGCACAGGTAGTTGAAACAATACATTGCTTTGAAGACAGTATCCGCCTGATTGATGAGCTCATTTCAGCAGGCTTGCAAGACGAAAAGATAGAAATGAAACCTAAAAAGGGGAGAGGTGTAGGGGCTACAGAAGCCCCAAGAGGTACTTTATATCATGAACACAAACTTGATGAGAATGGCAAGATCACTTACGCTAATTATATTATCCCAACCGGTCAGAATCTTGCAAATATACAAAACGACCTTAAGTCCATTGTGCCGACAATACTGAATAAACAGAAGGAAGACATAATAGCTGACATTGAAATGCTTGTAAGGGCTTACGATCCTTGTATCTCGTGCGCTACACATCTTATGAAGGTAGAGTTTGTGAATGAATGA
- a CDS encoding HyaD/HybD family hydrogenase maturation endopeptidase, producing the protein MNENNKIVIIGVGNLLLMDEGIGIHVIDELEKYKLPQNVKIYDGGTGGFKLNNLMAGAKNVIFIDAVETGKPPGTITSFKSVNVRAKYRKKKYSLHDTDLLEVIKMAELLESSPDIEIVGVQPKTINYGTTLSKELHDSIPDIISTVLNKVEEICSITSV; encoded by the coding sequence ATGAATGAAAACAACAAGATCGTAATTATCGGGGTCGGGAATTTATTACTGATGGATGAGGGGATCGGTATTCACGTAATAGATGAGCTGGAAAAATATAAACTCCCGCAAAACGTTAAAATCTATGATGGGGGTACCGGAGGGTTTAAACTGAACAACCTTATGGCAGGGGCAAAAAACGTAATTTTTATTGATGCGGTTGAAACAGGCAAACCGCCAGGTACAATTACCTCATTCAAATCTGTTAATGTCCGTGCAAAATATCGAAAGAAAAAATATTCTCTACACGACACAGATCTGCTGGAAGTAATTAAAATGGCAGAACTTCTGGAATCTTCACCTGATATTGAGATAGTTGGTGTGCAGCCTAAGACAATCAATTATGGTACTACGCTCTCGAAAGAGCTACATGATTCAATTCCTGACATAATAAGTACCGTATTGAATAAAGTTGAAGAAATTTGTAGTATTACCTCAGTCTGA
- a CDS encoding response regulator — MADQKILIIDDDPDIAEAMRMPLEANSYNVITADCGREGLRKAREEMPDLIILDVMMETDTEGFHVAYELRNEEPDSEYKRCSKIPILMITAISRQKGFSFSPEKDEAFLPVDDFIEKPIQPKDLLKKVAELLVNNK, encoded by the coding sequence ATGGCAGATCAAAAAATATTAATTATCGATGATGACCCGGATATAGCAGAGGCAATGAGGATGCCTCTTGAAGCAAACTCCTATAACGTGATCACTGCAGATTGCGGAAGGGAAGGGTTAAGGAAGGCAAGAGAAGAAATGCCGGATTTAATCATACTTGATGTGATGATGGAGACTGATACTGAAGGTTTTCATGTGGCATATGAACTGCGTAATGAAGAACCGGACTCTGAATACAAGCGCTGTAGTAAAATTCCCATTCTGATGATTACGGCCATATCCAGGCAAAAAGGGTTCAGCTTTTCCCCGGAAAAAGATGAAGCATTTTTACCGGTTGATGATTTCATAGAAAAACCCATCCAGCCTAAAGACCTGTTGAAAAAGGTTGCTGAACTTCTGGTAAATAACAAGTAG
- a CDS encoding HAMP domain-containing histidine kinase yields the protein MSILFFCITSLCVSAYLATTIVNHLREREREIVVLRDNITDAYKKLETKEREKSEFTCKVTHELRAPLSAIQSLLQSIEEGYAGEISEKARELIIRSEKRTAFLLTLVRDLLDLVTGKTGKPRESNRKLVDMNEAVNGTLQLMQEKVKEKNINLIVNATEKPAYLNIIPDDLDIIMTNLIGNAIKYTKADGTIHITSIIEGNQIKAEISDTGIGIPKDDINKIFCEFYRSKNAKTVERDGTGLGLTIVKELMRKYGGHIDVQSTLGQNTTVTVAFPAETQQ from the coding sequence TTGTCCATACTTTTCTTCTGCATCACCTCTTTATGCGTCTCTGCATACCTGGCTACCACTATTGTCAATCATCTCAGAGAGAGAGAAAGAGAAATAGTTGTTCTCAGGGACAATATCACTGATGCATATAAAAAACTGGAAACAAAGGAGAGAGAAAAGAGTGAGTTCACCTGTAAGGTAACCCATGAGCTCAGGGCGCCCCTAAGCGCAATACAGAGTCTCTTGCAATCAATCGAAGAGGGCTATGCGGGAGAAATATCAGAGAAGGCAAGAGAGTTAATCATACGTTCTGAAAAAAGGACAGCTTTTCTTTTAACACTTGTCAGAGACCTGCTTGATCTGGTTACCGGTAAAACAGGAAAGCCGAGAGAGAGCAATCGTAAATTGGTAGATATGAATGAAGCCGTTAACGGTACGCTTCAACTCATGCAGGAAAAAGTAAAGGAGAAGAATATCAACCTTATCGTTAATGCCACGGAAAAACCTGCTTATCTGAATATCATTCCGGATGATCTGGATATTATCATGACAAATCTGATTGGTAATGCAATAAAGTATACCAAGGCAGATGGTACAATACATATAACCAGTATAATAGAGGGAAATCAAATCAAGGCGGAGATTTCTGACACGGGAATCGGGATACCCAAAGATGACATTAATAAGATCTTTTGCGAATTTTACCGGTCGAAAAATGCAAAAACTGTTGAACGGGACGGTACAGGGCTGGGATTAACCATAGTGAAAGAGCTGATGAGAAAATACGGTGGACACATTGATGTGCAGAGTACTTTAGGACAGAACACAACCGTTACTGTTGCATTTCCTGCGGAAACGCAACAGTAA
- a CDS encoding radical SAM protein: protein MGRFQSAIGSAHLYYYPTKITIESGNICNLRCPLCPTGQRDVSAKKGFLSYSDFQKLIDEIGKNLLVIRLYNWGEPLLNKELIRMVEYADQKNIAVKISTNLSFPVSNELGESLMRGNLQKIYISCNGVSRTSYLTYHIDGDFDRVIANMRLLVGKKKQLNNFYTDIVWLFHVFKHNEHEIEAARVMAKEVGVKLILNKMRTDMGKEIFETAEKSIGRDSRWLPSNPDFNIFDMEEKKSKKMTRCRLLWTETVINWEGSVLPCCSVYSEVHSFGNIQERSFKEIWNNEKYKSARKEVSGQRNSTKTVCHVCKMNGYLYS from the coding sequence ATGGGTAGGTTTCAGTCTGCAATTGGTTCTGCTCATCTTTATTACTATCCGACCAAAATTACGATAGAATCAGGTAACATCTGTAACCTGCGCTGTCCTCTCTGTCCAACTGGCCAGCGGGATGTTTCTGCGAAAAAAGGGTTTCTTTCCTATTCTGATTTCCAAAAACTGATAGACGAAATAGGTAAGAATCTGCTCGTAATCAGGTTATACAATTGGGGGGAACCCCTCCTGAACAAAGAACTTATAAGGATGGTAGAGTATGCTGATCAAAAAAATATTGCCGTGAAGATAAGTACCAACCTGAGTTTTCCGGTCAGTAACGAGTTGGGTGAGTCTTTAATGCGCGGTAATTTGCAGAAGATTTATATCTCGTGTAACGGCGTGAGCAGAACATCTTACCTGACGTATCACATTGACGGGGATTTTGACAGGGTTATTGCCAACATGAGGCTTTTAGTGGGGAAAAAAAAGCAGTTAAACAATTTCTATACTGATATAGTCTGGCTGTTTCATGTGTTTAAACACAATGAACATGAGATTGAGGCAGCCAGGGTAATGGCGAAAGAGGTAGGCGTAAAATTGATCTTAAATAAAATGCGCACTGATATGGGGAAGGAGATTTTTGAGACTGCCGAGAAATCTATAGGGCGGGATTCCCGGTGGTTGCCGAGTAATCCTGATTTTAATATCTTTGATATGGAAGAAAAAAAATCAAAGAAAATGACTCGCTGTCGCCTTTTATGGACTGAAACGGTGATTAATTGGGAGGGTTCTGTTTTACCATGCTGTTCTGTCTATAGTGAAGTACACTCTTTCGGTAATATACAGGAACGCTCCTTTAAAGAAATCTGGAACAATGAAAAGTATAAGTCTGCACGAAAAGAGGTCAGCGGTCAAAGAAACAGTACGAAGACGGTCTGCCATGTGTGTAAGATGAATGGGTATTTATATTCTTAA
- a CDS encoding ATP-binding protein, translating to MTLHEIVALIGFILGSILHTVLSILIIQRKNKKGSELVFLFLVISVAMWHYGNALFLCSIMLFGENIPVITQLSNAIACTGMGVMPSLLLHTSVLFLFESGWNVRKLYRLSIVSVIYLPIILLSFTADKIIFSDESRILMSMSPFVKFFIVWLLFSILTSAFISRVLSTKVEEIEEQKFHFSIFWILIFIAILVAVTILIEGRAISYIGDYLILATMLSSIFPSIIFAYYVYRYNYMEFVLRRSVFYSFLALIVICFYYFGIKQLSKNLELNYSVDAKVVEAVFVIALVYWFPKLKDKVQGLMRRLFFKRIADSEYLLHDLSHQISADLLIDLTLLLENVVESIKKATSSRHVNLILFKVGRTQIFGSMNGVLLVKDDIRSVNKYFEKGEIALLDRHEIKDVSIINEMKRLDAFFLFPIFKDRKLVGLLSLGKSKRGFRLPADNLEQLMIIANQISNAMAKAELIEEKLQLERKMYENEKLSSLGRLSMSVAHEVKNPLSSIKAIVQVLREDLKNDTKTEESLSIIVEEIDRLTKVVYQLLEFAKPQADSKTNVKIHEVFNKLLVVLRHEASMNNIEIRLKVPENLPAIKADEGSLKEAFFNVIYNAIQAMSTGGRLTIAARYIYKSDSIEIVFKDTGPGIREEIVDKVFEPFYTTKQTGTGLGLTIVKKKLEEIGGVVYVDKGSSSSKVIMKIPSAEGVLISA from the coding sequence ATGACATTACACGAGATTGTAGCATTAATAGGTTTTATCCTTGGTTCCATCCTTCATACAGTGCTCTCTATTCTGATTATACAGAGGAAAAACAAAAAGGGCAGTGAGCTTGTGTTTTTGTTTCTCGTTATCAGTGTTGCAATGTGGCATTATGGTAACGCTCTTTTCCTTTGCAGCATAATGCTGTTTGGTGAAAATATTCCAGTTATCACCCAATTATCGAATGCGATTGCATGTACGGGTATGGGTGTCATGCCAAGTCTCCTTCTCCATACTTCTGTATTATTTCTTTTTGAAAGTGGTTGGAATGTCAGGAAGCTTTATCGTTTGTCTATTGTCTCCGTAATTTATCTTCCCATTATTCTCCTTTCATTTACAGCGGACAAGATAATCTTTTCAGATGAATCACGAATACTGATGAGTATGTCTCCATTTGTTAAGTTTTTTATTGTATGGCTGTTGTTTTCAATCCTTACTTCGGCCTTCATATCGCGCGTACTTTCTACGAAGGTTGAAGAGATTGAGGAACAGAAATTCCATTTTTCTATATTCTGGATTCTTATTTTCATTGCGATTCTTGTTGCAGTTACTATTCTTATCGAAGGAAGGGCCATTTCGTATATCGGTGATTATCTGATCCTGGCTACAATGCTTTCATCAATATTTCCGAGCATTATCTTTGCCTATTATGTCTACCGATACAATTATATGGAATTTGTTCTCAGAAGGAGTGTCTTTTATTCTTTCCTGGCATTGATTGTCATCTGTTTCTACTATTTTGGGATAAAGCAGTTAAGTAAAAACCTGGAGCTGAATTATTCGGTTGATGCAAAGGTAGTAGAGGCTGTTTTTGTTATCGCACTTGTGTATTGGTTTCCAAAGCTGAAAGATAAGGTTCAGGGCTTGATGAGAAGGTTGTTTTTTAAAAGAATAGCTGACAGCGAATACCTGCTCCATGATTTAAGCCATCAGATTAGCGCTGATTTGTTAATAGATCTGACTCTGTTATTGGAAAATGTTGTTGAATCGATTAAAAAGGCAACCTCAAGCAGGCATGTTAATTTGATCCTGTTTAAGGTGGGCAGGACACAGATTTTTGGATCCATGAACGGCGTTCTTCTTGTAAAAGATGATATCCGAAGTGTGAATAAGTATTTTGAAAAAGGTGAGATTGCATTGTTAGATAGACATGAAATCAAAGATGTCTCTATCATAAATGAGATGAAGCGGTTAGATGCATTCTTTCTGTTTCCTATCTTTAAGGACAGGAAACTGGTTGGTTTGTTGTCGCTTGGAAAATCAAAAAGAGGATTCCGCTTACCCGCTGATAACCTTGAACAGTTAATGATTATTGCAAATCAGATAAGCAATGCAATGGCCAAAGCAGAGCTCATTGAGGAGAAACTCCAGTTGGAAAGGAAGATGTATGAGAACGAGAAACTGTCGAGTCTCGGCAGGCTGTCCATGAGTGTTGCTCATGAGGTGAAGAATCCGCTGAGTTCAATAAAGGCTATTGTACAGGTTTTGCGGGAAGATTTAAAGAATGATACAAAAACAGAAGAGAGTCTTTCCATTATTGTTGAAGAGATTGATCGTCTAACAAAAGTTGTGTACCAGTTACTGGAGTTTGCTAAACCTCAGGCAGATAGCAAGACTAACGTGAAGATCCATGAAGTCTTTAATAAGCTTCTTGTCGTTTTGAGGCATGAAGCAAGTATGAACAATATTGAGATTCGGTTGAAGGTTCCGGAAAACCTACCTGCTATTAAAGCGGATGAAGGATCTTTGAAAGAGGCTTTTTTTAATGTTATTTATAATGCTATTCAGGCGATGTCGACAGGTGGAAGATTGACGATTGCAGCTCGTTATATTTACAAAAGCGATAGTATTGAGATTGTATTTAAGGATACGGGTCCCGGAATTCGGGAAGAAATAGTCGATAAAGTTTTTGAGCCATTTTATACGACTAAACAAACTGGTACAGGCCTGGGATTGACAATTGTGAAAAAGAAACTGGAAGAAATAGGCGGTGTCGTGTATGTAGACAAGGGAAGTTCTTCTTCAAAGGTTATTATGAAGATTCCTTCAGCCGAAGGAGTATTGATTTCAGCGTGA
- a CDS encoding sigma-54 dependent transcriptional regulator — protein sequence MKTNGMKKSILIVDDEKAARYGMRMVLEKDGYEVLEAGDSDSAFEMIREKNPPLVFLDINMPRVSGIQVLEEINRLVNPPIVVIVTAYGSERIAVDAMKKGAYDYVSKPFEIEELRVIAKNIFEKHSLQEENARLRLEINRLESMGEIIGKSRGVKGVFNRIEKVGPSDVTVLIQGESGSGKELVAKEIHKRSSRKDNSMVIMNCAALPETLIESELFGHEKGAFTGAVERRLGKFELADKGTIFLDEVGDMSPNTQAKVLRILQEQSFERLGGTETLHVDVRLISATHKDLLHEIKEGRFREDLYYRLKVVEILLPPLRDRREDIILLAERFIPFYAAKHKKNVKSVSKETVKIFMRYNWPGNIRQLQNEIESAIVMAGGETLEIDDFSDEIKNSDTNSATFINIDYSLPFRDAKKIAVESFERDFVSRKLKENNGNISKAAEELGMHRQSLQQKIKELNMKKECDNYEK from the coding sequence GTGAAAACTAATGGCATGAAAAAATCGATATTAATAGTTGATGATGAAAAAGCTGCCCGCTACGGCATGAGAATGGTACTGGAAAAAGACGGGTATGAAGTCCTGGAGGCAGGAGACAGTGATTCCGCCTTTGAGATGATAAGGGAGAAGAACCCTCCCCTTGTTTTTCTTGATATCAATATGCCGCGAGTCAGCGGTATTCAGGTTCTGGAAGAGATAAATCGTCTGGTTAATCCCCCAATAGTTGTTATTGTGACAGCATACGGTTCTGAACGTATTGCAGTAGATGCAATGAAGAAGGGTGCTTATGATTATGTATCGAAACCTTTTGAGATCGAGGAGCTCAGGGTAATAGCAAAGAACATATTTGAAAAACATTCTCTTCAGGAAGAAAATGCCAGATTGCGTTTAGAGATTAACAGACTGGAATCAATGGGTGAAATTATCGGCAAAAGCCGGGGAGTAAAGGGCGTCTTTAACAGGATAGAGAAGGTTGGCCCGTCTGATGTGACGGTATTAATTCAGGGAGAAAGTGGCAGTGGTAAAGAGTTGGTAGCCAAAGAGATTCACAAAAGGAGTTCCCGTAAAGACAATTCCATGGTAATCATGAATTGTGCGGCATTACCTGAGACATTAATCGAGAGCGAACTGTTTGGACACGAAAAGGGTGCCTTTACAGGCGCTGTAGAGAGAAGATTAGGTAAATTTGAGCTGGCTGACAAAGGGACAATTTTTCTTGATGAAGTAGGAGATATGAGCCCCAATACGCAAGCAAAGGTTTTACGGATCCTCCAGGAACAAAGCTTTGAGCGTTTGGGAGGCACTGAAACACTTCATGTTGATGTCCGACTCATAAGTGCGACGCATAAGGATTTACTTCATGAGATTAAAGAGGGGAGATTTCGTGAGGATTTGTATTATCGGCTGAAAGTTGTTGAGATTTTACTTCCGCCATTGAGAGACCGCCGAGAAGATATTATTCTGCTGGCCGAAAGATTTATTCCATTTTATGCTGCAAAACATAAAAAGAATGTAAAATCAGTTTCGAAGGAGACGGTAAAGATTTTTATGAGATATAATTGGCCGGGAAATATCAGACAGCTGCAGAATGAGATTGAGAGTGCTATAGTAATGGCCGGCGGTGAGACACTGGAGATTGATGATTTTTCTGATGAAATTAAGAACTCGGATACCAATAGTGCCACTTTTATCAACATTGACTATAGTTTACCTTTCCGGGATGCAAAAAAAATCGCGGTTGAGTCATTTGAAAGAGATTTTGTCAGCAGAAAACTGAAAGAGAATAATGGGAACATTAGTAAGGCTGCAGAAGAGCTTGGTATGCATCGGCAGAGTTTGCAACAAAAGATCAAGGAGTTAAATATGAAGAAGGAGTGTGATAATTATGAAAAATGA